Genomic DNA from Shinella sp. PSBB067:
GGATATTTCATCTATTGTTAAGCTCTTGCACATTACCGTCGGGGGTGCAACCGGGACCTGTCAGCTATTGGCAAGGAGAGAAACACATGTGGAAGCACGCCTTGATCGGAACCTGGTGTGCTGTGCTCTGTTTAAGCGCAGTCTACCTCGGGGCGACATATTCCCCGCGAGAAAGGAGCGTAGAACCCCAGTTTCCGGTTCTTTCTGAGCACCACATTATCAGCTTGGAGCCGATGACCGTCCCGATTGTCCGAGAGGGACAGTTGAAGGGCTATGTCGTTGCCGAGGTGTCGCTCACAGCAAACGATGAAGCGTGGCATGGGCGCAAATTTCCAACGATAGAAATGTCGGATCAACTGATGACCACCCTGCAAACTTTGCCAGTGATGGCAGATCCAAACTTTGATCTGAAGGAAGTCCGAGCCGGAATTGTCGCGAAGATGAACGAGCGATTTGGGGCCGAGGCGTTTTACCAAGCGGTTCTTGCGAGGCTGGAATTCCTATCGGTGGCCGACATCGAAAAAACTCGAAACCCCGAAATCTATCGGGTCAAGTCGACGTCCATTGCAAAACAGCCCGCGTGAGCGGCAGTCTGATCATATTGCCGTATGCCTATGCAGATTGTTTGCCGTTGTCAGCGGCGCGCCTGGATTTCAGTAAGTTCAAGCGATGCCGCTGGCCTTCGTACATGAGGGCTTGCTATTGATACCTAAAGATGCGAATGATTTGCAATTGCATTCGCAAAAGGGAGGCTGCTCTTGAACGTGAGACGGGAAGGGTGGCTGTCGTCCGGTGGTGAGGTGTCGCTCTCCGACGTGCATCGGACGGTTTCGGTGAAAAAGGATTCCTCCCGCCTTCGCCGGGCGCTCGCATTTTTCGGGCCGGGCTATCTGGTGGCCGTTGGCTATATGGACCCCGGCAACTGGGCGACATCCCTGGCAGGCGGTTCGCGCTTCGGCTACACGCTGCTCGTCGTCGCGCTCGTATCCAACATCATGGCGATCGTTCTCCAGTCGCTTTGCGCACGCCTCGCCGTCGCGTCGGGCCGAGATCTGGCGCAAGCCTGTCGCGATGCCTTTCCGCGACCAGTTGCCTACGGGCTGTGGTTCCTCGCCGAAATCGCCATCATCGCCACGGATATTGCCGAGGTCATCGGGACGGCCATCGGCCTCAACCTCATTTTTGGCATCCCGCTCGAACTCGGCGTCATTGTCACGGCGCTGGACGTTTTCCTGATCCTCTATCTCCAGCGCCTCGGTTTCCGCTGGCTGGAAGCATTCGTGATAGCGTTGCTCGGCATTATTGCCGTCTGCTTTGCCGCACAGATCGCACTTGCCGACCCCGATTGGGGTGGCGTTCTGCGCGGATTCGCACCGACGACGGAAATCATCACCAATCCCGATATGCTCTACCTGGCGCTCGGCATTCTGGGCGCGACGGTTATGCCGCACAATCTTTACCTGCATTCTGGAATCGTGCAGACGCGCGCCTATGGCGAGACACTGGAAGAGCGGCGTGAAGCGCTGCGGTTTGCAACGCTCGATTCGACGGTCGCGCTCATGTTCGCGCTTCTCGTCAATGCCTCGATCCTCATCCTCGCTGCCGCCGCGTTCAATGGCACCGGCCGAACCGGAATCGCCGAACTCGGCGAGGCGCATAGTCTGCTTGCGCCGCTGCTTGGCATGGCGATCGCACCCACTCTCTTCGGCATTGCGCTTTTGTGTTGCGGCATCAATTCGACGGTCACCGCAACGCTTGCGGGGCAGATCGTGATGGAGGGGTTTCTGCACATCCAGCTCGCCCCTTGGCTGCGCCGGCTTATCACGCGCGGTATCGCCATCGTACCAGCGGCGGGCGTAACGCTCCTTTACGGGGACAGCGGAACTGCGCAACTCCTGATCTTGACGCAGGTTGTACTCAGCCTTCAGCTTTCCTTTGCGGTCTTTCCCTTGGTGATGTTCACCGCGGACCGCCGGAAGATGGGAGAGCTTGTCGCTCCTATGTGGCTGATTGGGCTCGCGGGTCTCATCGCGGTCGTCATCGCCGGCCTGAACGTCAAGATGATCATCGACTTCCTCGGCTGACAACGGCATCGAATCCCCCCGCCCGAGCGGGAGGATTCTTTCTGGGGTCCGAGTGGTTCTACATCATGCGTTTAATGTCGGTGTAGGCGCCGTCGGTCTTCAAGGTCACGGTAACCGGATCGCTGGTACGGTTGCGCCAGAACCAGCCGTGATTGCCATCGAATGCTGCTT
This window encodes:
- a CDS encoding Nramp family divalent metal transporter codes for the protein MNVRREGWLSSGGEVSLSDVHRTVSVKKDSSRLRRALAFFGPGYLVAVGYMDPGNWATSLAGGSRFGYTLLVVALVSNIMAIVLQSLCARLAVASGRDLAQACRDAFPRPVAYGLWFLAEIAIIATDIAEVIGTAIGLNLIFGIPLELGVIVTALDVFLILYLQRLGFRWLEAFVIALLGIIAVCFAAQIALADPDWGGVLRGFAPTTEIITNPDMLYLALGILGATVMPHNLYLHSGIVQTRAYGETLEERREALRFATLDSTVALMFALLVNASILILAAAAFNGTGRTGIAELGEAHSLLAPLLGMAIAPTLFGIALLCCGINSTVTATLAGQIVMEGFLHIQLAPWLRRLITRGIAIVPAAGVTLLYGDSGTAQLLILTQVVLSLQLSFAVFPLVMFTADRRKMGELVAPMWLIGLAGLIAVVIAGLNVKMIIDFLG